The nucleotide window GACGCACCCCGCGTCGGCGGCTGGATACGCCGCTTCCTGCGATCGCCGTGACGGGAAGCCGAAAAACGCAGATGGTTAGGATTGCGGCGGCGAATGGTGCGGGCGGTCGGAATCGAACCGACACTCTGTCACCAGAACCGGATTTTGAGTCCGGCGCGTCTACCAGTTCCACCACGCCCGCAACATTCGCGTCATGGCACAGGATCGCGCGGACGGCCAGTGTCTTGCGGGAGGGTTTTGCAGGGAGACCGTGCCGCGGTGGTTCCGGCTCGCAACCTGGACCGGGTTGTGCTCAAAGGGCCTCGCGCCTTCCCCTATCGGATAGAAGCTGATTCATGATCCGCCGCCTCTACGAGTGGATACTCGCGCTCGCGGGCAAACCGTCGGCCCCTTACGCGCTCGGTGCGGTGGCCTTCGCGGAGAGTTCGTTTTTCCCGGTCCCGCCCGACGTGATGCTGGTGCCGATGGCGGTGAGCCGGCCCGACAAAGTCTGGTTCTACGCGACGATCACCACCCTGTCGTCGGTGGTCGGCGGCCTGCTCGGCTATGCGATCGGAGCGCTGCTCTACGATTCCATCGGGGTCTGGCTGTTCTCCGTCTACGGGCTGACCGACAAGGCCGAGAGCTTCCAGGCCTCCTATGCGCATTACGGGCATTGGGTGATCCTGCTGAAGGGCCTCACGCCGATCCCGTTCAAGCTGGTGACGATCACCTCGGGCTTCGCCCATTACGACCTGCTCTGGTTCGTCGTGCTGTCGCTGATCACCCGAGGCGCGCGTTTCTTCCTGCTCGCCGGGCTTCTCAAGCGCTACGGCGTTTCCATCCGCGCCGTCCTCGACCGGCATCTCAATGTCGTCGCGGCCATCTCGGTGGCCGTCATCATCCTCGGCTTCGTCCTGTTCAAGGTGCTGCTGTGATCGATTATTCGTCCCTTCTCCGCCTTCGCCGCGCCGCGCTCGCCGTCCTGCTCGGCTCTGCGCTGGCAATCGCGGGTGCGCTCTATTTCCAGTTCGTGCTCGGCTATGTGCCGTGCAAGCTCTGCCTCACGGAGCGCCTGCCCTATTATGCCGCGATGCCGCTGGCGATCCTGGCGTTGTTCGCGCCCGAACGTCTGACCCGCTTCATTCTCGGAATCGCTGCGCTCGGCCTGATCTACGGAGCGGGGCTGAGTGTCTACCATGCGGGCGCCGAATGGGCGTGGTGGGCCGGCCCCTCCGATTGCGGCGGCGGCAGCGGCGCCAATCCGAGCGATGTCGGCGATTTCCTCGACACGCTGAAGGCGACGCGGGTGGCGGATTGCTCTACCGCCGCCTGGCGTTTCCTCGGAATCTCGCTCGCCGGCTGGAACGCGGTCGTCGCCTTCGTCCTCGCATCCATTGCCGGAACGGCGGCGCTCAAGCGCTGAGAGGATCAGACCTCAGTTGAGGTCGTCCGGCAGGGAAGGAAGCGGGGCGACGTCGATTCCTTCCTCGATCAGCGCTCGCGCTTCGGAAGGACTGGCCTCGCCGTAGATCGGCCGCGAGGTCACCTCTCCGTAATGCATCCGGCGGGCCTCTTCGGGGAACTGGCGACCGACATCGTCGGCTGTCCGGGTCACATGCTCGCGGACCGCGCGCACCAGGGCGCGCAACTGCCGCTCCGGTTCAGCCATCACCGGCATGGTCGTCGGCGGTGTCGGCGCGGGAACGGTCGACGCATTCGACGAGGCCTCCGGCGCCGAACCGACGGGTGCAGGAAGTTTGGAGACGGGCGGTCGGGAGACGGGCTTGGCCACTGCCGGTGACATCATGGCCTTGGCGACCTTGGTGGAACCGCAGATCGGGCACTCCACGAAACCGCTTCTGGCCTGATCGTCGTAGGAGCCGCTGGAGCGAAACCACCCCTCGAAATCGTGCCCGTGCTCGCAGACGAGCGTATAGCGGATCATCGGCGGGAACGAGCCAGTCGCATCGTCAACCCGCCTGACCTACGCGTTCCACCGTGAAGGGGCGCGCATGTTTGAGGGCGGGGATCCGTCCCCGAGCCTCGGTGACGCGGGCGAGGTCGATCTCGGCCAGGATCACACCCGGCTCGGCCCCGCCGGCATCCGCCAGCACCTTGCCCCACGGATCCACGATGATCGAATGACCATAGGTCTCACGGCCGTCTTCATGGCGACCGCCCTGAGCCGCCGAGATCATGAACGAGCCTGTCTCGATGGCGCGGGCGCGGTGCAGGACATGCCAATGCGCCTCACCCGTCTGCTTGGTGAAACAGGCCGGCGCGCTGAGGATCGTCGCGCCAGCTTCCGCCAGGGCCCGGTAAAGGGCGGGAAAACGCAGGTCGTAACAGATCGCGATTCCGAGAGGAGCCCAGGGGGTCTCGGCGACGATGGCGCAGGCCCCACCCGTGTAGGTGTTGGATTCGCGCCAGCGCTCGCCGTTGGGAAGGTCGACATCATACAGGTGAAGCTTGTCGTAGGTGGCGGTGATCGCGCCTTGTGCATCGATCAGAAACGCCCGGTTCGCGATCTTGTCGCCGTTCCGGACGGCAAGGGAACCGATATGGACGACGATGCCCTGCTCGCGCGCGATGTCGCGCAGGGCCGACAGGGTCACGTCCTCGTCCTGTTCGCTCACATTGGCGAACAGGCTCGCCTTGTCCCGCACCACCAGCGACGTCATTTCCGGCGTCTGGACGTAATGCGCTCCCTGAGAGGCAGCCTCGCGCACGAGGGCGACGGCCGCATCGCGGTTGGCGAGCGGATCGCATCCGGAACGCATTTGAACACAGGCCGCCACGAAGCAAGGCTCGGCCTTGTCAGACCCCGAAAACGAACCGTCGCTCATGGTTGGGCCATCTGCGTCGCGAGCAGCGAACCGAGCTTGCCGGACCGGTCGAGGGCGTAGAGGTCGTCGCAGCCCCCCACATGCGTCTCGCCGATGAAGATCTGGGGCACGCTGGTCCGGCCGCCCGCACGCTGGGTCATGGCGAGACGAGAACCCGCGATCTTCTCGACGTCGATCTCGGAGAAGGTGACGCCCTTCTCCCGCAGCAAGGTCTTGGCGGCGGTGCAATAGGGGCACCAGGCTGTCGTGTAGATGGTCACCGGAGGCATATTGGCAGATGTCCCGCTTCACTCCCCTCAGCATATAGGGGACCGGCTGGAATCTTCATACCGTCAAGGCATGCGCCCGCCGCGAAACGTCTTATCCGGTACCGGCTGAGCCCGCTCAGGCAGCCAGCAGCTTTTCGACCTCGTTGACCAGATCGCGCAGGTGGAAGGGCTTGGAGAGCACCTTCGCATCCTTCGGAGCTTTGGAATCGGGGTTGAGGGCCACAGCCGCAAAGCCCGTGATGAACATCACCTTGATGTCCGGATCGAGTTCGGTGGCGCGGCGCGCCAGCTCGATCCCGTCCATCTCGGGCATCACGATATCGGTGAGGAGCAGTTCGAAGGGCTCTTCGCGCAACCGATTGTAGGCCGACAGGCCGTTGTCGAACGACAGCACATCATAGCCGGCGTTCTGCAGCGCCTTCGCGAGAAAGCGGCGCATGTCGTTGTCGTCTTCCGCCAGGAGGATCTTCATCGATCGGCGTCCCGCACCCTTGAGTCGTTGTGTTCTTTTCATAAAGCGCAGGCTTGGTAAACAAGGTGTTGAGATCGGTGCTCGGACGGAGTGCCCGGTGGCACATCGATGGATTGGGGACGGGGCGTGTCACAGTGGACACGTCCCTTTCCACACCGCAAAGTGGCGCCCTGCGTTTTCCTGCCGCTCCGAGGCGCCCACGCTGCGATGACACAGCCCCACCCTCGCCTGCCTGCGACGCATTCGGGAGATTTTTCGCCGCCCTTCGTCATCGACGAGCCGACGGAACATACGCTTCCGTTCGTTTTCAACACGCCTCATTCCGGAGCGGTCTATCCGAAAGCTTTCCTGGCCGCGTCGCGACTCGATGCGCTGGCCCTCAGGCGCTCCGAGGACGCCTATGTCGACAGGCTTTTCGCACCGGTGGTCGATCTCGGCGCGCCGCTGATGCGCGCGAATTTCCCACGGGCCTATCTCGACGTGAACCGGGAGCCCTACGAACTCGACCCGCGCATGTTCGACGGTCGGTTGCCGCCCTTCGCCAACACGCGATCGATGCGCGTCGCCGGCGGTCTCGGGACCGTGCCGAGGGTGGTCGCCGACGGCCAGGAGATCTACCGCACCCGGCTCCCGGTCGAGGAGGCGGTGACGCGGATCGAGGAACTCTACAAACCCTACCACCGCACCTTGCGCGGCCTCGTCCAGCGCACCGCACGTGTCTTCGGCCACGCCATCCTGATCGACTGTCATTCGATGCCGTCGTCCAGCCTGCTCCGCGAGGAGGATACCAAGGCGGAATTCGTGCTCGGCGACCGATTCGGCACGAGCTGTTCGCCGGTCCTGATCGCGGCGTTCGAGCACCATTTGCGCGCGCGCGGCTTCCGCACCCTGCGCAACAAGCCCTATGCGGGCGGCTTCATCACCGAGCATTACGGTGAGCCGAATATCGGCCGCCACGCGCTGCAGATCGAGATCAATCGCGGGCTCTACATGAACGAGGCGAACCTCGCGATCACGCAGGGCTTCTCGGACCTGGTCTGGATGCTGCGCGAGGTGGTCAAGGCGGTGGCCGAAGAGATCGACGACCTGACGCCGCGTCGGATGGCAGCCGAGTAGGTACGGGCTGAGGAACGACACGTGGTGGCTTGCTCGCGACGTGTCACATCGCCGAGACCGGTCGCTCACGCGGAACCGATCGACCAACAAAAAAAGGCCGCTCCGAAGAGCGGCCCGAAGTCTAGGGAGGAAACGCCCAAGAAGGGCTACGGGACCGCGACGCCATCGCGATCTCGCAATGCACAAAGTAAAGTGCGTCGCACAAAACGCAAGGGTATTTCGTCGCCGAAAGGCTGCGCGGTGTGCATGCCTCGCCCGCGCCTTGCGCACCGAACGGCGCAGCTTGCAGGGCTCGGTCGTTTCATCCCTGGATATCCTTGAGCAGGCGGGCGATCTCAGCCTTCAATGGCTCCGCCAGATCTTTGCGCTGGAGCGCATAGGCGATGTTGGCGGTGAGGAAGCCGAGCTTGGAACCGGTATCGTAGGTTCGGCCCTCGTAATGCATACCGAAGAACGACTGCTTCTCGGCGAGCTTGATCATCGCGTCGGTGAGCTGGATCTCGCCGCCTGCACCCTTCTCGCCATCTTCGAGGATCGAGAAGATTTCCGGCTGAAGAATGTAGCGCCCGGAGATGATGAAGTTGGACGGCGCCGTGCCCTGTTTGGGCTTCTCGATCATGCCGTTGATCTCGAAGGTCTGACCATAGGTCTCGCCGACGCCGACGATCCCGTATTGGTGGGTCTCCTCCGGCTTCACTTCCTCCACGGCGATGACGTTGCCGCCATGACGCTCGTAGGCCGACAGCATCTGCTGCATGCAGCCCTTGCTCAGCATGTCGGGCAGCAGCACGGCGAAGGGCTCGTCGCCGACGATCTCACGCGCGCACCAGACCGCATGGCCGAGGCCGAGAGGCGCCTGCTGACGGGTAAAGCTGGTCTGGCCGGCGGCCGGCAGGTCGCGCTTCAGTTCCTCATAGATCGCGTCCTTGCCGCGCTCCTGCAGCATGCGGTCCAGTTCGAAAGCGACATCGAAATGGTCTTCGATGACCGCCTTGCCGCGGCCCGTCACGAAGATGAAATGCTCGATTCCGGCTTCTCGCGCCTCGTCCACCACATGCTGGACGACGGGTCTGTCGACCACGGTGAGCATTTCCTTCGGAACGGCCTTGGTCGCGGGCAGGAAGCGGGTACCCAGGCCTGCGACAGGCAGGACGGCTTTACGAATCGGTTTCATCAAGCGGGACCCGGTCTCTTGAAAGTGGTGGGAACAACCCGGAGGCCAAGAACGATAGCACGTTGCCGTGATCGAGCGAGCAAGAACGAAACCATATCCACGGTCGACGCGGCACACTCCACGGGTGACGCGACAGACTGACCGCAGGATCACGGGGATCGTTTTCGGTGTATCGTCCGCAGAAGTCGCGAGCGTGCGTGTCTGGAGAGCGAAGGGGGAACGATGGCGGTTCTGGTCACGGGCGGCGCCGGATATATCGGCAGCCACATGGTTCTGGCTCTCCTGGATGCCGG belongs to Methylobacterium sp. 77 and includes:
- a CDS encoding YqaA family protein; the encoded protein is MIRRLYEWILALAGKPSAPYALGAVAFAESSFFPVPPDVMLVPMAVSRPDKVWFYATITTLSSVVGGLLGYAIGALLYDSIGVWLFSVYGLTDKAESFQASYAHYGHWVILLKGLTPIPFKLVTITSGFAHYDLLWFVVLSLITRGARFFLLAGLLKRYGVSIRAVLDRHLNVVAAISVAVIILGFVLFKVLL
- a CDS encoding disulfide bond formation protein B; translated protein: MIDYSSLLRLRRAALAVLLGSALAIAGALYFQFVLGYVPCKLCLTERLPYYAAMPLAILALFAPERLTRFILGIAALGLIYGAGLSVYHAGAEWAWWAGPSDCGGGSGANPSDVGDFLDTLKATRVADCSTAAWRFLGISLAGWNAVVAFVLASIAGTAALKR
- a CDS encoding DUF1178 family protein, which gives rise to MIRYTLVCEHGHDFEGWFRSSGSYDDQARSGFVECPICGSTKVAKAMMSPAVAKPVSRPPVSKLPAPVGSAPEASSNASTVPAPTPPTTMPVMAEPERQLRALVRAVREHVTRTADDVGRQFPEEARRMHYGEVTSRPIYGEASPSEARALIEEGIDVAPLPSLPDDLN
- a CDS encoding carbon-nitrogen hydrolase family protein — protein: MSDGSFSGSDKAEPCFVAACVQMRSGCDPLANRDAAVALVREAASQGAHYVQTPEMTSLVVRDKASLFANVSEQDEDVTLSALRDIAREQGIVVHIGSLAVRNGDKIANRAFLIDAQGAITATYDKLHLYDVDLPNGERWRESNTYTGGACAIVAETPWAPLGIAICYDLRFPALYRALAEAGATILSAPACFTKQTGEAHWHVLHRARAIETGSFMISAAQGGRHEDGRETYGHSIIVDPWGKVLADAGGAEPGVILAEIDLARVTEARGRIPALKHARPFTVERVGQAG
- the grxC gene encoding glutaredoxin 3: MPPVTIYTTAWCPYCTAAKTLLREKGVTFSEIDVEKIAGSRLAMTQRAGGRTSVPQIFIGETHVGGCDDLYALDRSGKLGSLLATQMAQP
- a CDS encoding response regulator produces the protein MKILLAEDDNDMRRFLAKALQNAGYDVLSFDNGLSAYNRLREEPFELLLTDIVMPEMDGIELARRATELDPDIKVMFITGFAAVALNPDSKAPKDAKVLSKPFHLRDLVNEVEKLLAA
- a CDS encoding N-formylglutamate amidohydrolase, producing MTQPHPRLPATHSGDFSPPFVIDEPTEHTLPFVFNTPHSGAVYPKAFLAASRLDALALRRSEDAYVDRLFAPVVDLGAPLMRANFPRAYLDVNREPYELDPRMFDGRLPPFANTRSMRVAGGLGTVPRVVADGQEIYRTRLPVEEAVTRIEELYKPYHRTLRGLVQRTARVFGHAILIDCHSMPSSSLLREEDTKAEFVLGDRFGTSCSPVLIAAFEHHLRARGFRTLRNKPYAGGFITEHYGEPNIGRHALQIEINRGLYMNEANLAITQGFSDLVWMLREVVKAVAEEIDDLTPRRMAAE
- the galU gene encoding UTP--glucose-1-phosphate uridylyltransferase GalU; this encodes MKPIRKAVLPVAGLGTRFLPATKAVPKEMLTVVDRPVVQHVVDEAREAGIEHFIFVTGRGKAVIEDHFDVAFELDRMLQERGKDAIYEELKRDLPAAGQTSFTRQQAPLGLGHAVWCAREIVGDEPFAVLLPDMLSKGCMQQMLSAYERHGGNVIAVEEVKPEETHQYGIVGVGETYGQTFEINGMIEKPKQGTAPSNFIISGRYILQPEIFSILEDGEKGAGGEIQLTDAMIKLAEKQSFFGMHYEGRTYDTGSKLGFLTANIAYALQRKDLAEPLKAEIARLLKDIQG